The stretch of DNA TTCCTCGGCAGGAAGTCGATGCCGCATTGCTCACAACCAACTGCGCCGTTTCGCGACAATTCCTGTGAGAAACGCAGGCTGGAAGCGTCGCTTCGTCTTTCTCAGAAAGAATGGTATAATGACTATAATCACCATTAAGTGAAATCCGGAAAAATCATCAATTATTCAGGAAAGGATTCGTGATCCATGCAATTTAAAGAACTGGGAATTATCGAGCCGCTCTTACGGGCTCTGAAAGAGGAAAAATATATTGAGCCGACGCCTATCCAGGCAAAGGCCATTCCATTAATTTTAAACAGAAATGATGTGCTGGGCAGCGCTCAGACGGGAACGGGAAAAACGGCGGCCTTTGCCATTCCGATCCTGCAGCACCTTTATCTTTCTCGAAACAATAGCAATGGCGGACGTATGGTTAAATCGCTCGTCATCACGCCGACGCGCGAACTGGCGATTCAGATCGCTGAGAGTTTTTCGATTTATGGGAAATTCACGGGGATAAGGAATACTGTTGTTTTCGGCGGTGTTCCCCAGGGGAAACAGACCGATGCTCTCCGGAAAGGTACGGATATTCTTGTCGCGACACCCGGCAGGCTTCTGGACCTGATGGACCAGGGATTCATCAAATTAAATGACATTGAATATTTTGTGCTGGATGAAGCGGATCGCATGCTCGATATGGGGTTCATTCACGATATCAGGAAAATAATCATGAAATTACCGGCAAAACGGCAATCGCTGTTCTTTTCCGCGACCATGCCGGGAAATATTGTTGAACTTTCAAGGAAAATATTGACAAACCCGCATAAGGTTGATGTCAGCCCCGTCTCTTCCGCTGCTGAGACTGTTTCGCACTATCTCTATTATACGAATAAATCAAAAAAGAAAGATCTGCTCTTCCATATACTGAAAGATCGGGAAATCGACCAGGTGTTGTTGTTCTCCAGAACAAAACACGGTGCCGACAAGATCACCCGGAATTTAAAAAGAGAAAAGATAAGAACGGCTGCCATTCATGGCGATAAAGCTCAGAACCAGAGACAAAAAGTCCTTTCTCAATTCAAAGCCGGAGAGATCAGGGTACTGGTGGCTACTGATATTGCCGCCAGGGGGATAGATATTGATAAATTGAAATATGTGATCAATTATGACATTCCAAATATTGCGGAAACGTATGTTCACAGGATCGGGAGATCCGGGAGAGCAGGCGAAAACGGCAACGCGGTTTCTCTTTGCGAGCCGGAAGAAAATGTGTTTATTAAGGATATTGAAAAATTGATCAAGCAGAAAATCACGGTGATCAACGACAATCCTTTTCCCCAGACCGATATTCCGAGAACTACCGAGGAAAACAGGGAATGGGAGAAAGAGAAACAAAGAAGGAAGCAGGAGTTTTTCGCGGCAAAGAAAAACAGGGAAAGCAATAATAATCGCTCAAAGTCCTGCAGAAAAAATACAAGCAGAGCCAATCAATAAAGCATTCATCCCGCCTTATGTTCCAAACCCGGGGGGACGGTTCTTAACAATTCGGGAAACGCGTCTCAACAGCTTGTGTACGTTGTACAAACACAGCCGGAAGCGCACAGGGGCTGGATGAATTTAAAATTGTTCAACTTTCAGGGACGCCTTCATTTTTTTGATTTTCCAAGCCCCATCTCGTAACCTTTCTCAAAGGGAAAAAGTAAAAAAGGAAATGTTGGGCGATTGAACCCGGCATGATCAGGAGGGTGAAGAAATGCAGCATCAGAAGGCGCGGAGAGTACAACGGGATACCATTTCCATTCCGCTGATCCTTTTCACCGGATTTGCATCAGGGTGGGGTGTGTTCAGCGGAAATCTACTGTACCGGGATAACCTTCTGGTTCGCTCAGCCTGGTACGGCAATGATCTGGTGACATTATTGCTGGCGGTCCCTCTCTTGACGATTGCTTACAGGCTGGCACGGAAGCAATCGCCACGTGGAACTCTGCTCTGGTTGGGGATGCTGGCCTACACCTTCTGCAACTACGCATTCTATGCGTTCGGCGCCGCTTTCAACCAGTTGTTTCTGGCGTATATTCTCATTCTCGTGCTATCCACGCTTGGACTCATTCAAGGGCTAACGTCAGCCGAAACGAATTTCGTTTTGCGTGCTGTCGCCGTCGGCAGCGTTCAACGTGCGGTTGGCATTTTTATCATCCTGGTATCGTTGATCCTTGGCAGTTTCTGGATAGCGGTTTCCGCCGGCTTTGTTTGGACAGGTCAGGTGCCGGCCATGGTAACGGCGGTTGAGCACCCGACCAATATCACGGCGGCTTTGGACTTGTGGCTCGTCGTATCGTTCGGGCTCATTGCCGGGATATGGCTCTGGCGGCGGCGGGCATGGGGTTTTGTAATTGCCGGCATCTGGACTGTTAAGGGCGCCGTTTACATGGCGGCACTCTGCGCCGCAGCCATTGCCACATACGCGAGCGGCGCGACTGCTGATCTTTCCCAACTTGGGCTCTGGGTGCCCATTGGTGTCGGCAGCGCAGTATGCAGCCTGCTGCTGACCCGGTCATTGCCCCCGAACACTTCCGCCACCCCTTGCAGACCGGCGACGATTGGTCGCAAACCCAATTGAGGAGAAACGATGAACAATACAGCCTATGCGCCGGTATGCGGCATCTATTGTGGTGCGTGCCCGCTTCTCGGGCGGCAGTGCCCGGTATGCGGCAATGTAAACGGCAAACCGTTCTGGACGGTCCAGGTGCCGAACGGAATCTGCCCCTTACACGACTGCTGCCGCAACCGGAGGCAATTGGAACATTGCGGACTCTGCGCTGAATTTCCCTGCAAGACGTTCAGTGAACTCAGGGACCCGAACATGTCGGATGAAGAATTCACCCAATCCCTGGAGGCGAGGAAGATCAACCCGAGAAAAAGAAGCAAAGCCGGCACTGAAGCGTAACTGATAGAACAGGAACGCCAGCACTCAACGACAGGGGTTAAAAATCCGTACATGAATGAAGGAGGTGAAGATAATGAAGGTATATGATCTTGAGACGAGGCAATCCTACCCATATGAGGAAAGGGAAAAGAATGTTTTTTACAAAACCAGAGAATTTTAAGCAAGAATGATAGAACTTCCGCCCGGCGGAGAGATGCCGGCTTGTGAAATGGAATCTTATGTTCTATTTTATGTTATCAAGGGAAAGGCTGAAGTTTCGGTGAATGCCGAAACAACTGACCTTGAAACAGGGCAATGCCTGATTACTGAACCGGCCACATTGTCCATGAAAACAGATAATGGTGTTAAAATAATGGGTGTTCAGATAGACAGGATATTGAAATAACCGCAACTAATAATAGTTCCATGTCTATCAAAAGGAGGCAGAATGCAAAAAATTCTTATTATTATCAACGACGCGCCTTACGGAACAGAAAAAGCGTACAATGCTTTGCGAATGGCAATGACTCTTCAGAAAGAGCATGAAGACAAGGTGGAGATTAAGATATTCCTGCTGGCGGACGCTGTGTTTTGTGGAATTCCCAACCAAACAACGCCGAATGGTTACTATAACATCGAACGGATGTTGAAATCTGTCATCCGGCAAGGCGGTGAAGTGAAAAGTTGTGGGGGATGTTCGGAAGCGCGCGGAATTAATACACTCAAACCGATTAGAGGTGTCCAATTGAGCAATATGAAAGAATTTGCCCAATGGACCGTTGAATGTGATAAAGTCATAACCTTCTGAAAGGAAAAGACGCGGATTTTGCCAATTCTGAGGCAGGTTTGGCTGATGCGGTTGACGAAACGGACATTGCGGGGGCGTTTCAGTAATGAATAATCCCCGGGGAAGAAGAACAGGTCAAGTGGAACCTTTCATGAATTTGAGGCACACTTATGAGCTTTGAGAAAGATTTTTTTGAAAGAATTGTAGAAAACCTCCATGACGGCTTATATTTTGTAGACAAAGATAGAATCATAACCTTCTGGAATAAAGCCGCTGAAAAAATTTCCGGATATATGGCAAATGAAGTTGTTGGTAAATCCTGTTCCGATAATATCCTTACTCATGTCGATAGTGAAGGGAATAATCTCTGCACCGGCATGTGCCCTCTTGCCGCAACCATTTCTGATGGAAAGCCTCGAGAAACTGAAATATACATGCACCACAAGGAGGGTCATAGAATACCCGTCTCTGTTCGTGCAAGCATATTGACAGACTCAGATAACAATATTATCGGCGGGATAGAATTATTTACCGACATCAGCAATCAGGCGGCTAATGATTTAAGGGTAAAAGAACTTGAAAAGCTGGCTCTTCTTGACAGACTCACTCAATTACCAAACAGGAATTTTATTGAGAAAGAAATCTCAAATAGATTCGAAGAGAAAAAACGTTTCAACATGCCGTTTGGTGTTTTATTTATTGATATTGACAACTTTAAGAAATTTAATGACTTTTACGGTCATGATGTCGGCGATAAGGTTTTGAAATTTGTTGCAAATACCTTTGTCGCCAATTCCAGACCTTTTGACGTTTATGGAAGATGGGGAGGAGAGGAGTTTATCGGCATTATTCGCAACACAAGCGGCAAAGATTTTGAGTTGCTTGGAAAAAGGCTTCGTTTATTGATTGAAAATTCATATATCATTCATGAAAACGAAAAATTGCGGGTCACAATTTCGGTGGGAGCCACCTTGGTTGGAGAAAATGACACCATTGATAGCCTCATCAAAAGGGCCGATACTTTATTGTATAAATCCAAGGCGGCGGGAAAAAATTGTTTGACCATAGGTTGAAAATGATTTGAGGCGCGTTTAACCGTTGTATATACCGGGGACATGCAGGATGGACCCATCGGGACCTTTTGTAAATTTGAGCATCATCAGCCTGAATACTTAGTAAATACGCAGCTGCATGCGAAAGGCCGGAGGAAAAGAGTGATTTGACAAATAATTAAGAACTGCCCGAAAACAGGCCAATGAAATACAATCATGTGGGAATACCGACAACGGTTCCCCGGGATGGGGAAATGTACCTTGAGGCCCTGGATATCTATTGCACCGATCACAAAGCCAATCCGTTCGGCATTCAATGGATGAGGTTAGGAAAAAAGTACACCCTGCCCGGTAGTGTCAAGAATCTTTCGCACTTTCTGTGAGGGGTACTCCGAACACAGGTCATGGCACTGGTTTAACCGGCCTGTTGTTCCCGGTCCATTTCCTCCAAACGTTTCATATTAAGATAGCGTCTCGTACCCGCACCTGGTACCGGCTGTTGTCGGCCAACGTCCGCGGCGTCGTCCACTGGAACGAGCCGGAGGCGGCGTTGGCGGTGCCGATCACCAGCACGCGCGCTCCGTTCAGGCGCAAAACCAGTCGTACTTTTCCAGCTGGAAATTCAGTCGCATTCCAATTAATGGTGTAGCGGGTGCCTTTGCACCAGGAAACACCGTCCGCGGGAGACGTGACGTTGGCGCAGGCAAGCAAGGGGAACAGCATGAGAAACAGAGAGATCAGGGTAACTCGTCGCAAAAAAAACCTCCATGAATTTTTCGGGTCACAGCGGGGTTGCCCGAAGTTGGAATAATAAATAGCGGCTGCATCAAAATATCTCAAGATGCTTCACGAAAAATTTTTTCAGGAAGGATCCGGCCGCAGGCCCGATTCAGTTGGTGTGGGTCCCGTCCATTTTTTCCGCCGGGATGCGGCCGGGACGGTTCAGGAGCGCCCCCGGGCGATGGTAACTGAGCAGCAGCCAGAGCGCCTTGAGCAGTAGAATCACGGCCGTAAAAGCCTTTGCGGCGGTGCGACGACCCCATCCAGATAGATAGCGGTCGATTAACCGCCAGCGGCAACGGATCTGACGCAGGCGAAAATCGGGAGAAGCCGAGTAATTCCCCGCATGAATCCGGTACTGGACGACAAAATCCGGAACACGGCAAAAGCCTGCCGCCCGGGCAATTTTCAGGATCAGGTCCAGGTCGTATTCACCGGCAAGGGTGGCGTCGTAATTTCCCTGGTCCAGGGCAACTTGCCGGTCCATAAGTATGGCGCTGTGTTTGACTGGACCGACGGGACTGAGTAACCCTGCGCGGATGAGGCGGGCAACCGTTTTGACTGCCGGAAAAATCCGCCGGCCCAGGATTCGCCCTTCTGCCGAAATCCACTCGATGTTGCCGTATACGAGGCCGCGATGCTCCACCTGAATTCGCTCCAGCCTTGTTCGCAGGCTGCCGGGAGTGAGGCGGTCATCATGATCCAGGATCGTCACAAACCGGCCGCGGGCCATTGCCATACCGGCTCGCAGGGCGTGGGGCGGGCCCATATGGTTAATGGCCCGGTACACCAGGCGGGGATCCCGAAAACCGGCCAGGTATCGGTCCAGGGAAGGTTGAGAACCGTCATCCACGACCAGGATTTCCATTTCGTGGACATCCTGGTCAAGAGCGCTTCTTACCGCCTCAAACAGAAAACCTGCCGGAGTATTGTAGGCGGTGATCAGAATCGTAACCAGCGGTTCCGGTAATGTGTGCGGGCTGCAACCGGTTGTTGATTCCATTTGTGTTTTTCGGGAACAGCCGGTTCATCCGCTGCAGACCCGGAAAACCGGATCATATACTAAATGCGTAATCTGTGCAATCTTACGCGATAGCAAGGCGGGTGGTTGCGGACAGTTTGACAATTCAGGGATTTGGTTGGTTGTGGCTGGTTAGGTGGTAAACATTGCGGGGGCTTTTCTCAGGGTGTGATTCCGGGGTAAGATAACAAGTCCGGCCGGCCCTTCACTGATTTGGGGTCGCGACCGCCAAGATCCGTTGTGCGCACGCGGTCGTGAACGCACGGGGGACGGCTGAGATTGAAACGAAGCGGAACCGTTTCATGGGTTCTTGCAAACAGGAGGATCGGATATGTGGTGGAAAGTAACGGCGATTGTGTTTGTTTTTCTGGTCCTGGTTATAGCAGTGGCAATCCATTACGGCAAGAATCGCTGGCGGTCGGATACACGCAATCTTTATGCGAAAATGGAAGCGGTTCGTATTTCGATTGTTCCCGCATCGTATGATCCGCGCGAATTGGAAGGGCTGCCGGCGCTGGTTCAGCGCTATTTTCGCAAGGTTCTGAAAGAGGGCCAGCCGATGGTTACAGCGGTCAACATTGACCACACCGGCACCTTCAACATGAGCGAAGCCAAAGAGAGATGGGTGCCTTTCACTTCCAATCAGCGTGTCGCCACCCGGCGCCCTGGATTTGTGTGGGACGCGCGCGTGCGCATGGCCCCGGGCGTTACCGTTCATGTTCATGATGCCTATGTGGCCGGTGAGGGCATCCTGCATGCCAAACTGTTCGGCCTCCTGCCCGTGATGAAACAACCAGGCACTCCGGAACTGGCACACGGGGAGCTGATGCGTTTTTTCGCTGAAGCTGTGTGGTATCCCACGTCGCTGCTTCCCAGCCAGGGGGTGATCTGGGAGCCAATTGACGACTCACGGGCAAGCGCGACGATC from Candidatus Aminicenantes bacterium encodes:
- a CDS encoding DEAD/DEAH box helicase — protein: MQFKELGIIEPLLRALKEEKYIEPTPIQAKAIPLILNRNDVLGSAQTGTGKTAAFAIPILQHLYLSRNNSNGGRMVKSLVITPTRELAIQIAESFSIYGKFTGIRNTVVFGGVPQGKQTDALRKGTDILVATPGRLLDLMDQGFIKLNDIEYFVLDEADRMLDMGFIHDIRKIIMKLPAKRQSLFFSATMPGNIVELSRKILTNPHKVDVSPVSSAAETVSHYLYYTNKSKKKDLLFHILKDREIDQVLLFSRTKHGADKITRNLKREKIRTAAIHGDKAQNQRQKVLSQFKAGEIRVLVATDIAARGIDIDKLKYVINYDIPNIAETYVHRIGRSGRAGENGNAVSLCEPEENVFIKDIEKLIKQKITVINDNPFPQTDIPRTTEENREWEKEKQRRKQEFFAAKKNRESNNNRSKSCRKNTSRANQ
- a CDS encoding DUF3795 domain-containing protein, which produces MNNTAYAPVCGIYCGACPLLGRQCPVCGNVNGKPFWTVQVPNGICPLHDCCRNRRQLEHCGLCAEFPCKTFSELRDPNMSDEEFTQSLEARKINPRKRSKAGTEA
- a CDS encoding glycosyltransferase family 2 protein gives rise to the protein MESTTGCSPHTLPEPLVTILITAYNTPAGFLFEAVRSALDQDVHEMEILVVDDGSQPSLDRYLAGFRDPRLVYRAINHMGPPHALRAGMAMARGRFVTILDHDDRLTPGSLRTRLERIQVEHRGLVYGNIEWISAEGRILGRRIFPAVKTVARLIRAGLLSPVGPVKHSAILMDRQVALDQGNYDATLAGEYDLDLILKIARAAGFCRVPDFVVQYRIHAGNYSASPDFRLRQIRCRWRLIDRYLSGWGRRTAAKAFTAVILLLKALWLLLSYHRPGALLNRPGRIPAEKMDGTHTN
- a CDS encoding diguanylate cyclase, yielding MSFEKDFFERIVENLHDGLYFVDKDRIITFWNKAAEKISGYMANEVVGKSCSDNILTHVDSEGNNLCTGMCPLAATISDGKPRETEIYMHHKEGHRIPVSVRASILTDSDNNIIGGIELFTDISNQAANDLRVKELEKLALLDRLTQLPNRNFIEKEISNRFEEKKRFNMPFGVLFIDIDNFKKFNDFYGHDVGDKVLKFVANTFVANSRPFDVYGRWGGEEFIGIIRNTSGKDFELLGKRLRLLIENSYIIHENEKLRVTISVGATLVGENDTIDSLIKRADTLLYKSKAAGKNCLTIG